In Microbacterium sp. AB, a single genomic region encodes these proteins:
- a CDS encoding SDR family oxidoreductase, translating to MTGRDQVIVVTGASSGFGRLAAESLARAGHTVVAGMRDIEGRNAPNAAALAGLAAADGIELGAVELDVQSGESADAAIAEVLARHGRIDVVVHNAGHMVLGPAEAFTPEQLAELYDVNVIGTQRVNRAVLPHLRARRSGLLLWVGSSSTRGGHPPFLAPYFAAKAGMDALAESYAAELIRFGIDTTILVPGAFTSGTNHFAHAGTPADTDTEAAYDVEYGQLRSEIDGRLADLEPEGADVRAVADEIVRIVGLPAGRRPFRSHVDPSKDGSEVVSAVADRIRVEFYRRIGITDLLPTHAAL from the coding sequence ATGACGGGACGAGACCAGGTCATCGTCGTCACCGGCGCCTCCAGCGGGTTCGGCAGACTGGCGGCGGAGTCCCTCGCCCGCGCCGGACACACCGTGGTCGCGGGCATGCGGGACATCGAGGGCCGCAACGCCCCCAACGCCGCAGCCCTGGCCGGCCTCGCGGCGGCGGACGGCATCGAGCTCGGTGCCGTGGAGCTGGACGTGCAGTCCGGGGAATCGGCGGACGCCGCGATCGCCGAGGTGCTCGCCCGCCACGGTCGGATCGACGTGGTCGTCCACAACGCCGGCCACATGGTCCTCGGCCCTGCCGAGGCGTTCACGCCTGAGCAGCTCGCAGAGTTGTACGACGTCAACGTGATCGGCACCCAGCGCGTCAACCGGGCGGTGCTCCCGCACCTGCGGGCGCGGCGCTCCGGGCTGCTGCTGTGGGTCGGCAGCTCCTCCACACGCGGCGGCCATCCGCCCTTCCTCGCGCCGTACTTCGCCGCCAAGGCCGGAATGGACGCTCTTGCGGAGAGCTACGCGGCCGAGCTGATCCGCTTCGGCATCGACACGACCATCCTCGTCCCCGGCGCCTTCACCTCCGGCACCAACCACTTCGCCCACGCCGGAACCCCAGCCGACACCGACACCGAGGCCGCATACGATGTCGAATACGGGCAGCTGCGATCCGAGATCGACGGACGCCTCGCCGACCTCGAACCGGAGGGCGCCGATGTGCGGGCCGTCGCAGACGAGATCGTCCGCATCGTCGGCCTTCCCGCCGGGCGGCGCCCCTTCCGCTCCCATGTCGATCCGTCGAAGGACGGCAGCGAGGTCGTGTCCGCCGTCGCCGACCGGATACGCGTCGAGTTCTACCGCCGCATCGGGATCACCGACCTGCTCCCCACGCACGCCGCACTCTGA
- a CDS encoding SDR family oxidoreductase — protein sequence MTDNDITTAPAGSAASRIAIVTGGSRGIGRAVSKRLAADGFAVVVNFAGNAAAADETVASISAEGGTAIAVQADVADEHQVAALFDRTEEEFGGVDVVVNSAGRMALSPIADLDLQVLDELHRTNIRGAFVVAQQAARRLHDGGSFVGFSTTVVSTQFPDYGAYAASKGAVETMILILARELRGRDITVNAVAPGPTATALFLDGKTPEQIDALAKNPPLERLGTPEDISNVVAFLAGPDGHWVNGQVLRANGGMAR from the coding sequence ATGACAGACAACGACATCACCACCGCCCCCGCCGGTTCGGCCGCCTCGCGGATCGCCATCGTCACAGGAGGCTCGCGCGGCATCGGCCGCGCCGTCTCGAAACGGCTCGCCGCCGACGGGTTCGCCGTCGTCGTGAACTTTGCGGGCAACGCCGCGGCCGCGGACGAGACCGTCGCGTCGATCTCCGCCGAGGGCGGCACGGCCATCGCGGTCCAGGCGGACGTCGCCGACGAGCACCAGGTCGCCGCGCTGTTCGACCGGACGGAGGAGGAGTTCGGCGGCGTCGACGTCGTGGTCAACTCCGCCGGACGCATGGCGCTCTCGCCGATCGCCGACCTCGACCTGCAGGTGCTCGACGAGCTGCACCGCACGAACATCCGCGGCGCCTTCGTGGTCGCCCAGCAGGCCGCACGCCGCCTGCACGACGGCGGATCCTTCGTCGGCTTCTCCACCACCGTCGTCTCCACCCAGTTCCCCGACTACGGCGCCTACGCGGCCAGCAAGGGCGCGGTCGAGACGATGATCCTCATCCTCGCCCGGGAGCTGCGCGGGCGAGACATCACGGTCAACGCCGTGGCGCCCGGCCCGACCGCGACCGCGCTGTTCCTCGACGGCAAGACCCCGGAGCAGATCGACGCCCTCGCCAAGAACCCGCCCCTGGAACGGCTCGGCACCCCCGAGGACATCTCGAACGTCGTCGCCTTCCTCGCCGGCCCCGACGGGCACTGGGTCAACGGCCAGGTGCTGCGCGCGAACGGCGGCATGGCCCGATGA
- a CDS encoding helix-turn-helix transcriptional regulator → MSPAKHGELGVFLRSRRERIRPGDVGLVSGPRRRVPGLRRDEVAQLAGASVDYYNELERGAGSQPSEQMLSALARALRLTRDERDYLFHLADRPVPAETGPGAHVHPGMLDLLSRLPSTPAQVITDLHVILVQNPLAVALLGAQPGFPGNRASFLYRWFTDDDARRLYPEEDHETQSRAFVADLRAAAAARGPRDTEAAVMIAELLATSAEFSALWAEHDVAFRRNDRKRIVHPVLGLLEVNCLNLFSEDGRQRLLWFTPALGTDSADALDMLSVIGTQSLTADPA, encoded by the coding sequence ATGAGTCCTGCAAAGCACGGTGAGCTGGGTGTGTTCCTGCGATCCCGACGCGAGCGCATCCGCCCCGGAGACGTCGGGCTCGTGTCCGGGCCCCGCCGACGGGTTCCGGGGCTTCGTCGCGACGAGGTGGCGCAGCTGGCCGGCGCGTCCGTCGACTACTACAACGAGCTCGAGCGGGGCGCGGGGTCGCAGCCGTCGGAGCAGATGCTCTCCGCGCTCGCCCGCGCCCTCAGACTGACCCGCGACGAGCGCGACTATCTCTTCCATCTCGCCGACCGTCCCGTGCCCGCCGAGACCGGTCCTGGCGCCCACGTGCATCCCGGCATGCTCGACCTGCTCAGCCGTCTGCCGTCCACACCCGCCCAGGTCATCACCGACCTGCACGTCATCCTCGTCCAGAACCCGCTCGCCGTCGCCCTGCTCGGCGCTCAGCCCGGGTTCCCGGGCAATCGCGCCAGCTTCCTCTACCGCTGGTTCACCGACGACGACGCGCGGCGTCTCTACCCCGAAGAAGACCACGAGACGCAGTCGCGTGCCTTCGTCGCCGATCTGCGTGCCGCGGCCGCGGCACGCGGACCGCGCGACACCGAAGCCGCGGTGATGATCGCGGAGCTGCTCGCGACCTCGGCCGAGTTCTCCGCGCTGTGGGCCGAGCACGACGTCGCCTTCCGCCGCAACGACCGCAAGCGGATCGTCCACCCCGTCCTGGGCCTGCTCGAGGTGAACTGCCTCAACCTCTTCAGCGAGGACGGACGCCAGCGGCTGCTCTGGTTCACCCCCGCCCTCGGCACCGACAGCGCCGACGCCCTCGACATGCTCTCCGTCATCGGCACCCAGAGCCTCACCGCCGATCCGGCCTGA